One stretch of Segatella copri DNA includes these proteins:
- a CDS encoding smalltalk protein: MKKEVWKTILQVIIAVLTAVGTTLGVTSCM, from the coding sequence ATGAAAAAGGAAGTTTGGAAAACTATCTTGCAGGTGATTATCGCCGTACTTACTGCCGTAGGCACTACGCTCGGCGTTACCAGCTGCATGTAA
- a CDS encoding IS110 family transposase — MQIYGIDLAKEKFDVSFFDLTSKKVSNHPSHKVVKNNFKSIGRFLETLPSDAVLVAEHTGVYGDTLLKCCMDSNVKIAFVGGYVIHRYRATPDRAKTDVLDCALLRDFGERYPDKLKYKTFPEEALYELRQLARHREMLVEQRKQLITADKSEDCRPIRSLTVKRSMDRIKEMLDTEIAETEKEMLKVINGHESIRHNYELVKSVDGVGLITAVELLVKTENFTKITTARQYAAYAGTAPYEKSSGKMDKGAHISKIGNRRSKTLLYICAESARLHNKEIKLYYERRTLIDKKPRHYVLNAIANKLLRIIFTLVEKGEYYDANFIRQDPRVVKYN, encoded by the coding sequence ATGCAAATATACGGAATAGATTTGGCAAAAGAGAAATTTGACGTAAGTTTTTTCGACTTGACATCAAAAAAAGTATCAAACCACCCTTCACATAAGGTTGTAAAGAACAATTTTAAGAGTATCGGAAGGTTTTTAGAAACCCTTCCAAGCGATGCTGTATTGGTTGCTGAGCATACCGGAGTTTATGGTGATACTCTCTTGAAGTGCTGCATGGATAGCAATGTGAAGATTGCCTTTGTGGGTGGATATGTCATCCATAGATACAGAGCTACCCCTGACCGTGCCAAGACGGATGTCCTGGATTGTGCACTGCTCAGAGATTTTGGAGAGAGATATCCTGATAAGCTGAAATACAAGACGTTTCCAGAAGAGGCTCTATATGAGCTTCGTCAATTGGCACGCCACCGGGAAATGCTTGTAGAACAGCGTAAGCAGCTAATAACAGCCGACAAGAGCGAGGATTGTCGTCCTATCAGAAGTCTTACCGTCAAGCGAAGCATGGACCGCATCAAAGAGATGTTGGACACGGAAATTGCAGAGACGGAAAAAGAAATGTTGAAAGTCATAAATGGACATGAGAGCATTCGCCACAACTATGAGCTTGTTAAAAGTGTCGATGGAGTTGGGCTGATTACCGCAGTAGAACTATTGGTAAAAACAGAGAATTTCACAAAAATAACTACAGCGCGCCAATATGCTGCTTATGCAGGAACTGCGCCATACGAAAAATCATCGGGGAAAATGGACAAGGGAGCACATATATCCAAGATTGGTAATAGACGGTCAAAGACCTTGTTGTACATCTGCGCAGAAAGCGCCAGATTGCACAACAAGGAGATTAAACTGTATTACGAGAGACGTACTTTAATAGATAAAAAGCCGCGTCATTATGTACTAAATGCCATAGCAAACAAGTTGCTAAGGATCATATTCACCCTCGTGGAAAAAGGTGAATACTATGACGCAAACTTCATTAGGCAAGACCCAAGGGTCGTTAAATATAATTAA
- a CDS encoding DNA-binding protein has protein sequence MGIKVKAIERNVAFEKGKQKWAFVMQAELYSQLNATKVIEEAAVRSGLPKAVINAGWSAIGEVIAAWATEGHSVAVPGLGSLRFGLNSTAVEDVNKVSANLITRRYIIFVPNTDIKKELEETSVNITCYDRNGKVVKQVTSTDTPPTTPSGGDNPSGGDNPSGGDTPSGGDSTGGTGSETGGDGLE, from the coding sequence ATGGGTATTAAAGTAAAAGCAATTGAGCGCAACGTAGCGTTCGAAAAAGGTAAGCAAAAGTGGGCATTCGTGATGCAGGCTGAACTCTACAGCCAGCTCAACGCCACGAAGGTGATAGAAGAAGCTGCCGTTCGCAGCGGATTGCCTAAGGCGGTAATCAACGCCGGATGGTCGGCCATCGGCGAAGTGATTGCTGCATGGGCCACCGAGGGCCACAGCGTGGCTGTGCCAGGACTGGGCAGCCTCCGATTCGGTCTTAACTCTACCGCCGTAGAGGATGTGAACAAGGTGAGCGCCAACCTCATCACCCGCCGATACATCATCTTCGTGCCTAACACCGACATCAAGAAGGAACTCGAAGAGACTTCCGTCAACATCACCTGCTACGACCGAAACGGCAAGGTGGTGAAGCAGGTTACCTCTACCGATACGCCTCCTACTACCCCATCCGGAGGCGATAATCCATCCGGAGGCGATAATCCATCCGGAGGCGACACCCCATCGGGCGGCGATTCTACTGGCGGAACCGGAAGCGAAACCGGCGGCGATGGACTTGAATAA